A DNA window from Arachis duranensis cultivar V14167 chromosome 3, aradu.V14167.gnm2.J7QH, whole genome shotgun sequence contains the following coding sequences:
- the LOC107479879 gene encoding uncharacterized protein LOC107479879: MAVVNGSKTVGERVRRIGQSAGNRNGNGDGNGNGDGNGNDLGGALMTLASFLKVHPPTFRGLNNSTEADNWFRAIERALQVQHVPANQYVEFAAYQLLGEAQHWWQEECQLLRLLNAEIPWDVFQMAFYRKYFPESVREARELELMQLKQGSLSVAEYTSRFEELCRFSRVCQGSPESYESWKCIKYQEGLKITL; encoded by the exons ATGGCGGTTGTGAATGGCAGTAAGACAGTGGGTGAAAGGGTTAGG AGGATAGGTCAATCGGCaggaaacagaaatggaaatggGGATGGAAATGGGAATGGAGATGGAAATGGTAATGATTTAGGAGGTGCTCTAATGACTTTGGCTTCATTTCTGAAAGTTCACCCACCGACTTTCAGAGGTTTGAACAACTCAACTGAAGCGGACAATTGGTTTCGAGCTATAGAGCGTGCACTACAGGTTCAGCATGTCCCGGCTAACCAATATGTAGAGTTCGCAGCCTATCAATTGTTAGGAGAGGCGCAACATTGGTGGCAAGAAGAGTGCCAATTGCTGCGACTTTTGAATGCAGAGATTCCTTGGGATGTGTTTCAAATGGCATTCTATAGGAAGTATTTTCCGGAGTCGGTGAGAGAAGCAAGGGAGCTAGAGCTTATGCAGCTGAAGCAAGGCTCATTGTCTGTAGCCGAATACACTAGTAGGTTTGAGGAACTTTGTAGGTTCTCTAGGGTGTGTCAAGGTTCCCCGGAGTCCTATGAGAGTTGGAAGTGCATTAAATATCAAGAGGGCTTGAAGATAACATTATGA